Below is a window of Leishmania major strain Friedlin complete genome, chromosome 29 DNA.
CGGAGCCAAGCATAACGCACCACACCCTTGCCAAACCTCATCCAAACGACCGGACATCGAGATTTTTAAGCGTATGCACTTACGGAATGTCGGCTCAACAGAATGCACACCGTCGAGATGCCTTCACGTTAATGCTGTCACATCTTGTCTTTTTCATCGCTGTTGCGTGTATTTACTTTTTCGTTGCATTATCACTTCGGCTCTTGATATGTTGGTTCACCTGCGCACCCACCACTGGCTCCTTTCATTTTCTTTTCAACGTGCCATCCACCGAAGAACGTCATCTTGATGCTCTTCCTTTTCACTTTTAATGTCCTACAGCTCTGCCGTAGTTGACGTTTCAACTGTTCTCCTTGTCCCCTTGTTCCGTCAGCTCTCCTCGCTGTACCCGTTGGTGTTTCGCATCCGCACATCTTTTCGTCGTTGCTCGTGTGGAAACCTCCGTCCTGCTCGTGAGCCTTCATCTTCACCCGACAGCCTTTTCTCGCTTTCTGCACAACaacttctctctcttctccctgcactttcgttttcgtttgcccttcccccctttccGCCATTGCTGCAAGGGCGGGTGgctggcagtggcggcatggggtgctgatgctgcgctgcctactgctgcgctggcgcgtgcTTCTCCGCGGGCCGCCTTCCGCTCGACACGCCCCCGCCTGCGAAAGGCCTGCGGGCTCAGCGGAGGGCGGGATGCCCCCCTGCTGCCttgccacacacgcatagcGGCGTCCCACCTGTGGTGCAGCACATGTGGTCAAGCGGGCCAGCcacgccctctcccccacccccaggcagcgtcgtcgtcctgcAACAAGCCCGAGGGCGCAGGAATGCGAGCActgcgcgcaggtgcggtCAAGCACAGCCGGCATGGCGTATGAGACCCAGAACAGGCCATGCGCAGGTGAGCAGAGCAGGAGCGATGGGCGAGccaggcgcgtgcgtgcggagcgTGCGGTGGCCCCTACGTCCGGCCGGGTCTGcgctgatgaggcgcagacgccggaaGCACGACGAGAGCACCCCCGAATGGCACCAGCGAGTCGTCCCGACGCGCATGGGGCGAGTCCCCACGCCACATTACGGCACGCCGCGGTTTGGGGCGACTGAGGGAGAGGCATGGCATGCAGGCAGGGTGTGCAAGGTCTCGGAGGGCCCTGGCCTGGGTGTGGCCAACTGCGTTGCTGCGCTCGCCCGGCACGCCCCCGTGACCGCCACCCCCTTCTAcacgcacggcagacgccacggcctccgccctcgagcaggacgcTGAGGGCGGTCTTGTGTGGATCAAGGCATGCGGTCCAcccctgtgcgtgtgtcgccgatggcgcggcgtgcgtgcgagggAGGGCAAGAAAAGCCGATGGGACGCATGACCCGGTTTCGACGGCAGACTGCTCGTCCTGGacgacgcggatgtggcggcagtgcggcagGAGTAGATAAGCTGTGTTGGGTTTCGTACATTTATTGCTTCATGGTAGAGCGGCACCctaaaacgaaaaaaagaagtgcttttttttctttggtttGTTGTTTCGTTTCGGCTCACCCCGATCGCGTGAGCGGTAGTGCatcttccctcttcccctgACTGTTTTACCTGCGCGCGTATTCCCATTGCttacccctcccctccccttttttttcgtgtgtgttcACTCTGTTTCGTTGTGCATGTGGGGCTCCTCTGTACGCCTGTTGCGTGCCTTGCATATGTGATTTCGGGAGCTCCTTAGTTTATATATTTATGGTTTCGTTTCCGTTTTTAGTTACGCATATGATTTCTTGTTTGGCACCGGACAGCCGTtatgaaaaaaaaaaaggtaaccacgcacacgcacacacatacacacaaacaagCGGTTATGGAGGAGTGGGGTCATTATTCCTGCAAGGGGGAGGCTGAGAAGTGCTTGTGTCTCGTTCTTTCTGCCGTTGTGTACCTTCACCTTTTTCTCTGGTGCTGGTAACGCATACACTGAACCCCTGTTGGGcgtcttctcttccccccaCCGTCTTCGTGGTCTGTCAAAGCGTTGCGATGTAGTAAAGGGAAACTTGGACCTATAGAGGTGCCCACCATGCGGTCGAAGCCAAGTCTCGTaccgcccaccaccactccttttcccttcctctctgtATTCTCTACTAgctctcgtcttctcccgCTCTCGTCCTCTGTCTATTACTCGGAGTCATGTACTGGCGCGCACCTTTCTGTTTCGTTTGTCTTTGCATCACAATCTTGTCTCTCCGacccgcacgcacccacTCACACCCCATCATCCCCTCCTTGCCCCGTTtttgtgcacgtgcgccactcttcaccaccaccgccacctccgtAGAGTTGAACATTGTTTTGTTCGTATTTTTCTTTCCCCTCTTCCTGCCTACACGAAGCACGACGCCTACACGCAAATACGCCGACGTGCGCACTGGTTTCCCTTTTAGTGTCTCTCCTTCGCGGCCCTTGACCTTGCTttgctcttctcctctccaaATCAAGCACTGCCTCTCGCACCTCTACTACCAAGTGCGCCCCCCACTTTTCGCGGTGGCCGGTTCTCTTGCGTGTTTCGTTTTTTCCCCTTATCTCGTGGGTTCCACGATCTTGCTCCGTCAAAGTCTCGGGAGTTCGAGCTCCACGACGCGCTTCTCTGTTTCGCACGCATCTTACTCGCTTTGCCACTAGTTTCTCTCCTGCTCTTCCTTTGGGTgtctctttgtgtgtgcgtgtgtgtgtgtgtgtgtgtgtgtgtgtcttcccGCGCTGTTCGACGAtcctttcctctctcgctcgctcacgCACCCTCGGAAAAAGGCGCGTCTGCATGTCTGGCGGCAGTGCTCAGAAATAACGAGAGAAGGTTACCGTTGTCATCGGCTGCAGGCCGAGGCGAACAACAAGGGCTGTGAAtcgacacacatacagagacTCGCGAATCACCACCGATTGCGCTAGCAACACACTTGCGTACACTAATTCACACGCGTCCTGAGCACCTATTGAGATAGACAGGCCCACAGGCGAACGgaccccctctcccctccccctcttccctcccccgccttTAGTCGTTCTCCTGCGCTTGCGTGAGTCGGTGAGTGCCGTCTTTGCTTTTGTGCGCCTGCGATCTTGAAGGGTATTTTTGTGCATGAGTACCTGCGTCGTGTGCATCAATCTGTGTGCacttatatatatatatgtgtgtgtgcctatGCCTCTGTTACAGGTTCTCATTGTCTAGCTGTTTCTtgtcttcctccctcccctccctccataGTACAAACCATcacccttctctcctcctccccctccccctccgtcaTCCACTGTCTTTTTGTCTCTTcaacgccccccccctctcactctttccccctcttcctcttcttttgttggctcctctgtgcgtgttgcTTCTTGACTTGTTGCTTGATCTCTGCTCTCGGTGTCGTGCAGGAGCATTGTGAGTTTGGGACTCCTCGCTGGCcatccccctctccccactctctccctctacCTGTCCGTCCCATTCTTTATCTACTTTTTCCTTCGAGTTGTGtcgccccgctgctgctctgtgtCTGTCCGCGTGCTGTGGCCGTATTTTTGTATGGTGCCATTTTGTGTCATCGACGCGTCCAGTTCTGGCCGCTGGTaaaatatatatatctatatagATACGCACCCACAAATCTATCTATATAGATGGATATTGGGGTGCGTGCATCGCTCGTTATTTTGCCTTCGTATCGTCTGCTACCGCTGTTTTTGTTGACGTTGGCGTTCatctgcgcgtgcgtttgTTGTCCATCTATCTTCCTTGCTCTCGTGCATCGAGTATAGTGCTGTCGATTGCGTGTGCTCATCTCCGCGTCCCCCAAACAGACGGGGTGTCAACATTGTAAGTGTcttcgcgcgcgtgcgtttGGTTGTCGATTTGTTGGTGTGCTGGGTGTGCTGTGCGCTGTGGAGGGATCagcatcgcagcagcggtctCTGTTCGCGCGGAGACTGCCATTAATCGAGGTCAAACAAgacaagagaaaaagaaggccAAACACATTAGCATCCATAAGCTCGTTACTtgctcccccttttttctcttcgtttGGGTGTTGCGTTTGTGCGTCGTTCCTGGCTCAGCTGTTGCCagtgcttctgctgctgtgtccctcttcttcgtctttctcATCTGTTCCCCTCTGCTCACTCCCCTCTGCGGGTTTCCCGTTTCCTTGCCGCCACAACACTTTCCGCGCTGACGTTCTCGCATCCACTTCTCGTCACACACCTGTTCCCGCTTCCACGCTTGGGTGGTGTCTCCACTTTTGCTCTTTCCCTCTCACCGCTGCGTTTCAACATCTTCgttccttctcttttcgtgcttgtcttctcttcctgtctgtctctctctctctctgtggttGTTGTGTTTTagagcgacgaggacgccgatcAGGAACTCCCCCTCACCTCCCGTCTTTGTCTACTTGGGTGCTTGCTTGACCAtttcccttccccctccttcctcggCAATCCCGCCTTGCCCTTCTCGTTCTCTGTCGGCTTGCGCTTGCCTTGTAAAGCCCTTCTTGtttcctcttttcttttccgccTGAAGGGTCAGGAGCAGCGCACAGGCAACTTCTCTGTCACGCACACTCAGAAAGACAAAACGAAACACGAAAACGAGTACAAAACACGCCCCCGTTTTTTTCGTAATTCTCATAACATAGGCTGAAGGAGCCAAACTGCTGTGATTTGTCTGTGTTGTTCCTTTCTGTCTTTCGATTTTCCTGGCTTTGGTTTTCTTGCTCTCtatcgttttttttgttgtcgttgtttcTCCTTTTCGCTGAAGACAAacctctcttcccctccttttcATCAAAGACGGCCACGACGACCcattttttttccttttcgttcCGCTCTCCTCTACCCCCACCTCCAAACACCCCTCCGCTTGTTGTCCGGGCCTCACAGCGCACCTGCTTTTGTACtacctcctccctctgcgAGCATAGACAACGTGCTTAAGCGCGCAGCGTGGATACTGGATTTTGGTTTGCGCCACCTCATCCCTTTGAGACTTGCGCTTGGCTAGGGGCGTATATTAGCCCTCGTGTGCCTGTCGATTTCTTTCCTTCCTTACTTCTCACTTCTGTGcgttttttcctttttcgtttgttttgttgtgcAATCGCGGCGTATCTAAACGACCTAAcggatatatatatatatatgtgtgtgtgttttctttcggtccctctctctctgttgtgCTGATTCTCCCTGTTTAACGCCatctttcctttttttttgttgccATTTATGTTGGCCTCACCGCGCAGTCACGCCGGCACAGCGTAGCGAACGACGAAACGAACgacaaaaaagagagagagatagtgagaacaaaaaaaaaggtgtgGCGAAGGGGTTTGGCTTGTGCCGTCTCTTTTCCATCTTTTgctgtgttgttgttgtctttAGTCGCATGCCCTGAAGGAAAGATCGGAGAAAAAACAACAGAAATTCACATTGTCGTTGACTTCTTCGTGTTGACGTTCTTTTTGTCTCGTTTTGTTTCGCTTcgcctttcctcctcctcttccgttCCGTCTGCCGCTATCGTCTACTTTTGTTGTTGGCCGGACTAGTTGTATCTTGGCAGTAGCGTGTGGCGTTTTTCTTTCTATATCTACATatctgtctctgtgtgtccCGTTCTCTGCAAACCATCGGCTTCCCCCGGCGGCGTTAATACCGGGAGCGCAGGagtaccccccccccaaaaaaaaaaggtaaAAGGGAGCGAAGGAGCGAGGTCGACACCACGGCAGTCGAAGAGGCAAACggagaaaaaaggaaacgagagagagagaggggtcCTGGCGGGAGACGTAAGATCAGGGAGAAGAACACGagtcgaaaaaaaaaaccgcGTGAAGAGGAAAACAAATTCAAGTGTTCCAGACAGAAAGGGTGAAAGCAGGGGACCAAAGACGTTTGATTCTCTCGGCGAACACTGAACAGATACGGCGCGGTGacagaaaaagagagggagctataaacggcagcagcagcacgccacacacgtacacgcgcagCAAGGCGGAACATAAGTTCCAGCCACATTTCTTTGCTTGtttcgctttctctctctctctccctctctcggcGACCACTCGCCCCATTAACGTGTCTCCTGCAAAGCAGCAATAAACAATACACAGTaggcacacacgtgcaccaAAAAAAGGGACTAGTTGAGACACAATCAAAATCACGCACAGGCAGTCGACTCTACCGCATTCTGCGTAGGGCTGAGAGGTAGGGGCTACATTCCATCCCTGTTGCACTTATCCTGGCTTTTTgatttcttttttttttggatgTTCACCGCTCTCACATCTATTTTATCGTATCTTGCTCTTCGACTTTGAGGGAAACAAACGCGTTGTTCTCAATTGGATTGgcgtttccttttttttccatgtgtgtgtatgtgtgtggaCTTCTCTGCTTGACGTTCTCCTGAAAAATTTGTCTTCGACTTTCCTCGCTCCCGTTTTTATTTTCTCCTTGCGactttgtgtgtgcgtgcgtgtctctgtgctGATCGTGCGCTGCTTgctcgcccttctctcttttttttttcttgccgTCTGATTCAGTTTacgtgtttttttttgttgttgtccgCGCTTGCTTCAccacttctctctttttcttttgttcgTGTCCACTTGTGCCCCCGACTTGTCTCgccccttctttttttctttgttttgcGCTTGTGCTTTTGCCCCCCCGCGACTACCTCCTGCACCCTTTTCCGTGCTCAACTCGTATCACGACGTTGCTGTCTTCGCGTGTGGATACTACTGGTGTAACTCCATCTCTGTCTTTCCCTTGTTGCTTCGCtccttttctgtgtgtgttgtgcaTCTGTGCTCCTTAcgcctttttttctttgttttgtgtgGCTGTTCGCTGTTGGGGGCGCTTCCCTTTTCGGCCCtttgccgttgttgttgttgttgttgttgctctcgcgctctccctttctctctttcgttgcgtttcttttttttttgttgttgttgttctttgTTTTATCcactttttttgttgcttgtGCTCTCTTCTCCCGGCTTCGTTACGCGCTTCACCCTGTCGTTCCCCTCGGGCCGTGTCTCTCACAATTTGTCCGTTAGCCTTCACAACTATATatttttttgcttgtttcgTTCTCCGTTTGTCCtctcccactctctctctctttccctctgAATTAACcgtccctctttctcccccctgcatctttctctttccttctctctctctctcacacacacacacacacacacacacgcctctcTCGTCGAGttcatcgtttttttttccggtTCTCCTTTGTGTCCTGCGTTTATCGCGTGCTTCTTGTTTGCTTTTCGACGCCctgtttccttttttttttctaccGTCTGTACTGTCTCTTCTCAGCTTGTCTGTCTGTCAGTCAGTGCGTCTCTCTacctcgttttcttttcttgaTTTTCCCTGTCTGTGCTCAAGAGAGCAtcgaagggagagaggggggcgggggcacAATTCTCTCGTACCCACGCATTGGGAGGGCGACCGCCTGCTCACCAGACGGCGCAGATACGCCGACTTGCATattcttccctccctctatCCCGCCCACTCATCTCTCGATTGCTTGCTTGGAAAAAGAAGAGACAGCTTTTTGTTtgcattttttttgtgtgtccTCGTTTGTACTCTCTTCCTGAGACGCggcttctctcctcttcctcctcgttttgcttctctgcgtgtgtgtccttGTAGTGGTTCTCTTGTCCCCCCCTTTCTTTGTGCAAGTGGTTCTCCTGTGTCTCTTTCTTTGTGGTGTTGCTATTTTTTATCATTAttggcgcgcacgcgcgtctcCGAGAGACATCGAAGTAGGCGCCCCACTCAAAAAGAAgcaagcaaaaacaaaacaaaaaggaggagaaagaagagCAGAGTAGAAAAGTagagggcgggggcggggcggcCATCAAGGAACGGCCAACACCGAACTCTCCCTCCATCGGCGTCTTATCCCCTttccccccttcctcgcctctcttcgtttttcttcAACTGCACTTGCCTTCTTGGGTTGGTTttgctctcctcttcccttcccctaGCAGAGACGTGTGGCCGCCAACATCAAGAGACGCAGAGGGGagcgaaacaacaacaacaaaaaaaaaacatagAGACGTACTCGACCTTTAGCTTGTATTCCTTTCTTCGAAGCCTTcgcaccttctccctcctctatCGTACCTGTACGCGTGTTCTCGTCGGCTTTGCCAGGTACCTCcgccctcctttccttcATCGTTTCGTCGTCTTTGCGCCTACCtacttctttttttttataTCGTCTTCTCGCACCGGCATATCGTAGCACCTTTTCATCGTTTACTTTCacgctctttttttttgattggcgccgctcgccacccgcgtgtgtgtgtgtggggggggaaGTACGTTGAAGGTTTTATCTTTCTTGTTGCTGTTTGTGTTCGCTCTCTCGTTTTCCCTCTGCTTTTCCACTCCACCCCTGCCATTCCCACAGCAGTTCTTGAACTgaggctctctctctctctctctgctgccttGCCAAAGTTCGTGGCGACTGAAGGGGGTGTGAACTAGCTATTTTCTGTGCCTTTTCACTAGTTTTCGGAGGTCGCAGACTTCTTTGCTCAATCCGTTAGACAGCAAAAAAATAGTGAGGCATCTATGCAGTTTGCGGCTCTTGCTTCAACCCACTCCCCTGCAAACGTGattgcccccctcccccccccccccccacacacacacgcgcgctctcAGGCAGCAgctacagcagcagcgacgtgtgGCATCCAGGTCACGCTATCGGGGAAGCTCCGCCCTCTTGACGAGCGAGAGAGCTCTAGCGCCGGTACAACATCTCTGGCGTTCACGAGGGCGACGTCAtcgtcttcctcttcgaAGCTGTGTGCGCCGTTGGCAGCTGCCGCCCCTACAACGCGCGTCATGGATCCTCTTTCGAGCAGCGGGGTCATCAGCCGTCGCGTCGACGATGCTGGTGCCACAAGCGATCCTGTGCACGGAGGACATCACGCGCGTCTCATTCACGGTGGCGTTGGTTTAGTCCGGCACGGTCACTATTCCCCTCCCGCGTCAGCGCCAGTGGGTTCACCGTTGCCACCATCCCCCCCTACACATGACTCCACCGCTCCGGCAGCCTATGTCCCGATGGGACTGCGTCGCACCGATCCTCTTGACCGTCACCGGCGCGATTGCGGCGAGGAAGGCAGCAGCCAACTGAACACagacgccgccaccgatggcgcggaggaTGCTGAGGACCAGGCTAGCATCCGCAGTGAGCAGTGCGGGCGGGCAAAGCAAACTGGCCGTAGCACCCCGTTCCCGGCCAACCTTTCTCCACACGCCTTGAGCTCGCAGCAACTGCTTCAGAATCaggtccagcagcagcagcgctccgGCAAACCTCACGACTCTGCCCAGATGGAGTCGTCTTTCAGCAGCAGTCAGATTGGTAGCTTGGTGCTcaacagctgcagcgcaacacTACCGGCTGCCTGTAGCGGCGCTACAGGTGGTAACGGTGGTGACCGTCGTTGTGGCAGCACGCCCGGAGCCGCTGGtagcggtggcgatggcgtcTCCCCACCGTCCTTGCGCCATCTTCAACCGCCTGCAAATCACAGCCATGTGAATCTGTTTGTGCGGCATCTGCCGCTCGAGCTGAATGAAGAAAAGCTGCGAGCGATGTTCGCCCCGTTCGGCGAAATTGTCAACTCGGCTATCATGCGCAACATTCACACCGGCGTCAGCCTCGGCACTGCCTTTGTGCGGTTCGCGAAAcacgaggaggcgatgcgggcCATGGAGGCCTTTGCAGGAGGCCGGTCGGTGACGGGTTCGAAACGGGTGACGGTGCAGTGGGCCCGCCGCGAGCATGACAAGGCCCCTTCCGGGGATGAGCGGCGCAAAATGCGAAAACTGTTTATTCGTAATGTGCCAAAGGACGTAACGCAGGAGATGCTCATGGCCCTCTTTACTCAGCACGGCTCGGTGAAGTCGGTCAGTACCCATCGCGACACGGCAGCCGCCAACGCCGTTTCGCAgccaggcggcggcggtgccactgctgcggtggaggcggaccCCTCATCCCTCAGCGGACATgacagcgtcgccgccggttCCAGCACCGATGACCGCCGTATCGCGTTTGTCACCTTCGAGCAGGAGGGCGTTGCGGAGCAGGCGACCGCCGCGGTGCACAACACAATGCCGTTCGCTTCGTGCCAAGGCATTCCACTCATGGTGAAGTTAGCGGAGGACACACCAGTGCGGCACAATGCCCTTGGCGGCAACACCGCCAGAGCCAACAACGTTGGCATCCTGAACGGCGTTGGTGCGAATGGGAATggggcgcatgcgcctcacaacagcagcggcggtagcGTAGGTGCACGCCACTCTGCCATCATGGTCGGCGTCCCCAACAATACTCTCAGCTGGTCCGACGTGCCCGTAACGGACTATATTGTCACACCAATGACGTCGCCCCCTGCTGCGCAGTTGCATAGCACCACTGGGCTAACATTGCCGCCGGGCAGTGGACGCGGAATGTCACtgaggtggggtggggcgtCGGGTAGCGGTGCCGGTCGAAGCTTCCCTCGTGTGCCACCGGACGGCAGCGCAGTCCAAGTGCTCTCGCCACCGCGCTTCTTTGCCGGGACAACGGGCTCAGCCGGGTCACCGAATGAAACCCCACCGTACGCCGGCCTCACTCCAGTTCACAGCAACTCAGCAGTGCTCCCCTACGGTGGGCAGACCTCTGGGAGTGCACAAGCACCCCGGCAGCCCGTTCAAAGCCCCACACCATTCTTGGCGCCGCCGAAGTCCTCGTCAGCCACGACGGCCACTCCGCAGCACATCGGGGTCTTCAACACTGCAGACGCTGTGCTTGACGGCTCGCAGACGCCTGGCAGCATGGGGCTCATagggggcagcagcggctcacACCCAGTCCAGGCCGTGGGCAGCGGTTCACCAGATCTTATGGGCTTTGCTGGTGGCGACTACGCTGGCGGCTTCCCGGTATCCTCGTATGAGACGCAGGAGTTTTACACGATGCTGCAACAGTGCAGTAGCAaccttgccgccgccagcggcgctaCTGCAAAGTCGCCGCCATCGAGGCAGCTTTCCGCATCAGTGCcaggtgccggtgccgctccACACTCAGGCAACGGCCGCAACCATAGCAACAGTAGAGCCAACGCCGGTGGGTTGTCCTTCCACGTTTCGGGCTCCCACACCGACGCCGTGCAGAGAGATGGAGTGACCAGCTCATCTCTGCCGCAGTCAGCGCAGCCCTCTTCCACAACACCGCTCAGCAACTCATCTTTTCAGCAGTCTCAGCCAAAAACCTTGGTGCTTCCGCAGCCTCGCTccggcgcggtgcagcaggcgcaaCAACAGCGACCTGTACCAGCAGAGTCTGAAGGTGGCAGCACTTTGAGTGGCGGCCACGCCCCAGCGCCATATCGACTCATCCCACAGCCACGCAGCAACGCGAGCACCAGCCCCTCCGTGCCCCTCAGCCGctcagccgctgctgctgcggcggccgccgctgccgctccttcttcctctgcctctcggcGCGCTAACACACTGCCGCCAGACGCCTGTCCGCCTTCGTGCGCATCGACTCCGCAGAAGCATCTCCCGCGAGTGTTGCCGCCAAGCACCAGCGCATCCTtcaccgctggcggcggcgcccgtTCCAGAGGCAACGGCACATTCACCCACCGTGTCGCCCCAGAGGCAGGGGCCGGTGCGGTTAGTGGTGCGTCGAACCTGCGCCATGGCCCACGTGCCACTTCCTCGCCCATGCACGCCATTCGCGGCGGGACGAGTGTtggcgggggcggcagcagcagtgcgaacagcgctggcgccg
It encodes the following:
- a CDS encoding putative RNA binding protein (previous protein_id=AAZ09593.1), which encodes MGLRRTDPLDRHRRDCGEEGSSQLNTDAATDGAEDAEDQASIRSEQCGRAKQTGRSTPFPANLSPHALSSQQLLQNQVQQQQRSGKPHDSAQMESSFSSSQIGSLVLNSCSATLPAACSGATGGNGGDRRCGSTPGAAGSGGDGVSPPSLRHLQPPANHSHVNLFVRHLPLELNEEKLRAMFAPFGEIVNSAIMRNIHTGVSLGTAFVRFAKHEEAMRAMEAFAGGRSVTGSKRVTVQWARREHDKAPSGDERRKMRKLFIRNVPKDVTQEMLMALFTQHGSVKSVSTHRDTAAANAVSQPGGGGATAAVEADPSSLSGHDSVAAGSSTDDRRIAFVTFEQEGVAEQATAAVHNTMPFASCQGIPLMVKLAEDTPVRHNALGGNTARANNVGILNGVGANGNGAHAPHNSSGGSVGARHSAIMVGVPNNTLSWSDVPVTDYIVTPMTSPPAAQLHSTTGLTLPPGSGRGMSLRWGGASGSGAGRSFPRVPPDGSAVQVLSPPRFFAGTTGSAGSPNETPPYAGLTPVHSNSAVLPYGGQTSGSAQAPRQPVQSPTPFLAPPKSSSATTATPQHIGVFNTADAVLDGSQTPGSMGLIGGSSGSHPVQAVGSGSPDLMGFAGGDYAGGFPVSSYETQEFYTMLQQCSSNLAAASGATAKSPPSRQLSASVPGAGAAPHSGNGRNHSNSRANAGGLSFHVSGSHTDAVQRDGVTSSSLPQSAQPSSTTPLSNSSFQQSQPKTLVLPQPRSGAVQQAQQQRPVPAESEGGSTLSGGHAPAPYRLIPQPRSNASTSPSVPLSRSAAAAAAAAAAAPSSSASRRANTLPPDACPPSCASTPQKHLPRVLPPSTSASFTAGGGARSRGNGTFTHRVAPEAGAGAVSGASNLRHGPRATSSPMHAIRGGTSVGGGGSSSANSAGAATVTLAAPLNSALAASFASNNTNDFQFYQATRTLGAGSAASCSVHGAIDTRGNSTMKYTAAPPAQPTSLPLPPGRSPAPQSPSRRFSSEPTQPVTAAVAPPTFTTAPLMAAVAKMISTDDAALTPDNTNTFDYGAYTTDDIYAAKSHYSISCATKLMRAVDGVDPPLCGSASGTGSSENVNTNLKKQSATSAFRAQLSSPAPAATASSGAAASTLRRSGQLGDPSPCCSLSLGGAGLLDNNLLFQWESNSAAMNVASGSTDFASIAGAAAPTVLPFSDAQRSNETTGVFDMMSMLSESRTQDLIVLADAPTAGSVSNMRSQPDAGDYWSAAQMRDTEKLGFGAVGGGDMGATVHHGSSTATSTSKELSRRSTGRTLPGTSAQPPSRIGRSDDEDDEQAGWMVYPDIDLNLGWPLGSTTKSKKGGGVVGSGLNSGSSREDADHLGYSQQLGHAMDNLYNLMSYDNASY